The following are encoded together in the Strongyloides ratti genome assembly S_ratti_ED321, chromosome : 2 genome:
- a CDS encoding Mediator complex, subunit Med11 family-containing protein → MNTNQLYGQPGFHSAVSPQDINHQSRQHHQQSQSVSNMPKLNSIIHQAPPKPPVEADYSISNRLANIDVVEQKITELIKYTKICLQELSRDKQITKNKMEEASQNFRKCLNSIDVDLSQQLDYLSKVCVGVDHQGSTFSSEANIRIAKQSEMLMENELKKVYENFFVNYKDDDPL, encoded by the coding sequence atgaataccAACCAACTGTATGGACAACCAGGATTTCATTCAGCAGTTTCACCTCAAGATATTAATCACCAATCCAGGCAACACCACCAACAATCACAATCAGTTTCAAATATGCCAAAGTTAAATTCTATCATACACCAGGCACCTCCAAAACCACCAGTTGAAGCTGACTACTCAATTTCCAATCGCTTAGCAAATATAGATGTTGTTGAACAAAAGATAACTGAACTAATAAAATACACAAAAATATGTTTGCAGGAGTTATCAAGAGATAaacaaataacaaaaaataagatGGAAGAGGCTTCACAAAATTTTcgaaaatgtttaaattctATAGATGTTGATTTATCACAACAATTAGACTATTTATCTAAAGTTTGTGTTGGTGTTGATCATCAAGGATCAACATTTTCTAGTGAAGCTAATATTAGAATTGCCAAACAATCAGAAATGTTAATGGAAAATGAgcttaaaaaagtttatgaaaatttttttgttaattacaAAGATGATGATCctctttaa
- a CDS encoding Vacuolar-sorting protein SNF8, whose product MNLEESMIRPIISLKAMATRRRGVGVGAIQQKQQVQAQYAAKGEELASEQIANFSQQLETFTKKLEDFAYKHRNEIKKNSQFRRHFQEMCAHVGVDPLASSKGFWASKLGVGDFYYELAVQVIEVCLSTNHINGGLITLNDLRTRLLKSRSKTRKENITNDDILRAVQKIKVLGELSMDDSRVLQLAEETGFVTIELIMDRLRWEETRTLQVIEHLIKEGLAWVDEQPSDTNQYWIPSLFLQQYYPIIGSSGSTESSLSSFYVS is encoded by the exons atgaatttGGAAGAAAGTATGATTA GGCCAATAATTTCCTTG aaggCAATGGCTACCAGAAGGCGTGGAGTTGGTGTTGGTGCTATCCAACAAAAGCAACAAGTtcaa GCTCAATATGCAGCAAAAGGTGAAGAGTTGGCGAGTGAACAAATTGCTAATTTTTCTCAACAACTTGAAACTTTTACTAAGAAATTAGAAGATTTTGCTTACAAACATAGAAATGAAATCAAAAAGAATAGTCAATTTAGAAGGCATTTTCAAGAAATGTGTGCACATGTTGGCGTTGATCCACTTGCtt caTCTAAAGGATTCTGGGCTTCTAAATTAGGTGTTGgtgatttttattatgaattAGCTGTTCAAGTTATTGAAGTTTGCCTCTCCACAAACCATATTAATGGTGGACTTATTACACTTAATGATCTTAGAACACGTCTATTGAAAAGCAGAAGTAAGACAcgtaaagaaaatattacaaatgaTGATATTTTGAGAGCtgtacaaaaaattaaagttctTG GTGAATTATCTATGGATGATAGTAGGGTTCTACAATTAGCTGAAGAAACAGGATTTGTAACAATTGAATTAATTATGGATCGATTAAGATGGGAAGAAACAAGAACACTACAAGTAATTGAACATCTGATAAAAGAGGGATTAGCTTGGGTTGATGAACAACCATCTGATACTAATCAATATTGGATACctagtttatttttacagCAATATTATCCAATAATAGGTAGTTCCGGTTCAACAGAAAGTAGTTTATCTTCTTTCTAtgtttcataa
- a CDS encoding N-alpha-acetyltransferase 60 produces the protein MNDPVSNTNDLNKENISIDENWKLRYLSHEDLPAIKTICKESFPVQYPDTWYQEVVDGAFISFGYFYNDILASLMICEIKQIKEYEAEDQKLLSDYNGFALYILSLAVKTEFRRKVLKENTHVSVVFLHALTHNYGAIKFYKKNGFKIHTTLRNYYLIDGIYYDGYTFACYVNGYNDFKWCLEAMKVFTSWIFCPLRSLIKHVFM, from the exons ATGAATGATCCAGTTTCTAATACTAACGATCTCaacaaagaaaatatttctattgaTGAAAATTGGAAATTACGTTATTTAAGTCATGAGGATTTACCTGCTATCAAAACAATATGTAAAGAAAGTTTTCCGGTTCAGTATCCTGATACATGGTATCAAGAAGTAGTTGATGGAGCATTTATATCTTTtggatatttttataatgatattcTTGCATCTTTAATGATTTGtgaaataaaacaaataaaagaGTATGAAGCTGAA GATCAAAAACTTCTCTCCGATTATAATGGTTTTGCACTTTACATACTTAGTCTTGCAGTTAAAACTGAGTTTCGTAGGAAAG tattaaaagaaaatactCATGTTAGTGTAGTTTTTTTACATGCATTAACCCATAATTATGGtgctataaaattttataagaaaaatggTTTTAAAATTCACACAACTTTAag aaattattatttaatagatGGAATATATTATGACGGGTATACTTTTGCATGTTATGTTAATGGATACAATGATTTTAAATGGTGTTTAGAAGCGATGAAAGTTTTTACATCCTGGATTTTTTGTCCATTGAGATCCTTGATAAAACATGTATTCATgtga
- a CDS encoding Transthyretin-like family-containing protein — MKYTFFLFFALFFFISSIDGLGLGRKQTAGAKGKLVCDGKPASGILVKLYDDDRGIDADDLMAKGKTDGSGFFELSGYTHEIGTIDPKVNIYHDCNDGFMPCQRKFTIYIPDDYVYSGEHPTKYYDMGTLELSGKLKGEERDCIHKI; from the exons atgaaatatactttttttttattttttgcactatttttttttatttcttctatTGATGGTTTAGGATTAGGGAGAAAACAAACAGCAGGTGCAAAGGGTAAATTAGTTTGTGATGGTAAACCAGCTTCAGGAATACTTGTGAAACTTTATGATGATGATCGAGGAATTGATGCTGATGATCTTATGGCAAAAGGAAAAACTGATGGATCAGGATTTTTTGAACTTTCtg gatATACACATGAAATTG gAACAATTGATCctaaagtaaatatttatcatgaTTGTAATGATGGTTTTATG ccatgtcaaagaaaatttacaatttatattCCTGATGACTATGTTTATTCTGGTGAACATCCAACAAAATACTATGATATGGGTACCTTGGAATTATCAGGTAAATTGAAAGGAGAAGAACGTGATTGTATTCATAAAATCTAA
- a CDS encoding Transthyretin-like family-containing protein yields MFFHLSKIIFLSISFTLTYCCSATSSKNVYSTGVKGIVTCNGTPAKNVKVQIYDKNAIGKDTEISYGFSDEKGRFGIRGNEKVVIGNFNPYYAITHNCNNDNQICKRKFTNEINKKYIEKNTRSYDVYDAGVIELAPKRSNELRDCSV; encoded by the exons atgttttttcatctctcaaaaataatatttttatcaatttcattTACCTTAACATATTGTTGTAGTGCAACATCttcaaaaaatgtttattcaACAGGTGTAAAAGGAATCGTTACATGTAATGGTACCCCAGCtaaaaatgtaaaagtacaaatatatgataaaaatgcTATTGGTAAAGATACAGAAATTTCCTATGGATTTAGTGATGAAAAGGGACGTTTTGGTATTAGAGGAAATGAAAAAGTTGTTATAGGAAATTTTAATCCATATTATGCAATAACTCATAACTGTAATAATGATAATCag atatgtaaaagaaaatttaccaatgaaattaataaaaagtatatagaaaaaaatactCGATCATATGATGTATATGATGCAGGTGTCATTGAACTTGCTCCAAAACGATCAAATGAATTAAGGGATTGTAGtgtatga
- a CDS encoding Transthyretin-like family-containing protein has translation MNIIKVFILFFIIFITNTGASFLDQISDKLNLKKKEQAYGIYGTILCNQKPSEMIKIQLYDKDRNSLNDLMNRQHTDMKGRFNFYGSESEIGKITPLVTIEHQCNVKDRSSKKLEYLLSKDFITLGSVPKTFCNLGNIDLANVTSLTFSGLGSLFSRSIQSVGVKGTFLCNTKPIEKVELELYEKDTFTFNDLMNRASTDLMGRVTFYGSDKEYLTIRPLLEIGHFCNVKGRTSKKIEYHIPQTYINIGEVPTKYCDLGIVELSKSVTIECKQTIEIITSNKNNFNTTKIKKI, from the exons atgaatataattaaagtatttatattattttttattatttttataactaataCCGGGGCTTCCTTTCTTGATCAAATAtcagataaattaaatttaaaaaaaaaagaacaagCTTACGGTATATATGGAACAATTTTGTGTAATCAGAAACCATCagaaatgattaaaatacaattatatgataaagaTAGAAATAGTTTAAATGATCTTATGAATAGACAACATACTGATATGAAGGgaagatttaatttttatggtTCAGAATCTGAAATTGGAAAAATTACACCACTTGTTACTATTGAACATCAATGTAATGTTAAAGATAGAAGTTCT aaaaaattagaatatttgttatcaaaagattttataaCACTTGGAAGTGTACCAAAAACATTTTGTAATTTAGGTAACATTGATTTAGCTAATGTAACGTCTTTGACAT TTAGTGGTTTGGGATCATTATTTAGTAGATCAATTCAATCAGTTGGTGTTAAAGGTacatttttatgtaatacAAAACCAATTGAAAAAGTTGAATTGGAACTTTATGAAAAAGAtacttttacttttaatgatttaatGAATAGAGCCTCCACTGATTTGATGGGTCGAGTTACTTTTTATGGAAGtgataaagaatatttaacaataagaCCACTTCTTGAGATAGGACATTTTTGTAATGTAAAAGGAAGAACTAGT aaaaaaattgaatatcaTATACCTCAAACTTACATTAATATTGGAGAAGTTCCTACAAAATATTGTGATTTAGGAATTGTTGAGTTGTCTAAAAGTGTTACTATTGAATGTAAACAAACAATTGAAATAATAactagtaataaaaataattttaatactactaaaattaaaaaaatttga
- a CDS encoding Target SNARE coiled-coil domain and Microsomal signal peptidase 12kDa subunit family-containing protein: protein MINHDLAQGILDFFNELGREYFQCLEVDSLAAVFDCIVPKTIDYIHKTTNTVNVTGSDVFESLYLLLEMLSDDIKFVDIIEFKKAAKGDDLEQLKLLALTLYQLAIIDCNMVSKISESLSHESVGKVVELINFLENPCNWPQDKQWSFILMSKERQSVLPSDIDKENFQLPRNSLCQTPMGWRKPSQPNSILTSKSRTRSMYTFTPSTNFNSSFVNSPIMSAVCSPSFEAKRELRRLKNSYNKILRDFEELERSNVRMRETFNTMKKSLSDKVTNLECQLDNKNSECIMLMEQLDSQLISTSEAENLQESNKKLLTTITSLKSDIARLTSINVENTKKCLSLEKDVKFKEERINLLEKDLSEKDDYLMSILDKHTSETNEAELEKQRLQEKLNLFAERNEELTRDRFRLKEDLIEERNNAHEQQHVIHNHYQEKILELKREVDSLLRHRETLLNQNETFKISLLGAKEAQKQLEDEVISIKETLNSKEEVVKTTVQREESLKNLNNRLTLKIKRLETDMETVKKTCQDEVKKYSELIERQSLFTSNDVINEQNEQIEKLKEEVECLKEENERKAREIDELKEDMRALEEERKSWEMFKNSDKNFFLFEDSFSNTELLSNCPNDFNFDSESLVMFANSITEGGGDDTSSYDAEIELEEYTFTTIADGITRVCRVVKDTFDMNEDDESEYQTADQFLRDSRNSCYGSSCLESIAEESSELTSFNVITYTSRQMAYNRPRNGAKPDHFLEQQNNELTESLANKAKALKRITIAISDDVREQNRLLNDMDDDFLKSNSLLGITMKKLGIVSKSGVTCYFFFIMDSVIALLPSWMTCFSTHMDFHGQQKAERIYEVVIVTSAVVGFLIGFFTQQISHMVISIGIGFVLSCIIILPPWPCFRRHPVQWLPNVEPPKKEEENDDEQKDEADKKND, encoded by the exons atgataaatcaCGACCTTGCACAAGGGATTCTTGATttt TTTAATGAGCTAGGAAGAGAATATTTTCAATGTCTGGAAGTGGATTCATTAGCAGCTGTATTCGATTGTATAGTACCAAAAACAATAGATTATAT ACATAAAACAACTAATACCGTTAATGTTACGGGAAGTGATGTCTTTGAGTCACTTTATCTTCTCCTAGAAATGTTGTCTGATGACATCAAATTTGTAGATATCATAGAATTCAAAAAGGCTGCGAAAGGTGATGATTTGGAACAGTTAAAACTTCTTGCTTTAACATTATATCAATTAGCTATAATTGATTGTAATATGGTTAGCAAAATAAGTGAATCCCTTAGTCATGAATCAGTTGGAAAAGTCGTTGAGTTGATAAATTTTCTGGAAAATCCATGCAATTGGCCTCAAGATAAACAATGGAGTTTTATACTTATGTCAAAAGAGAGACAAAGTGTTTTACCATCAGATATTGATAAGGAGAATTTCCAATTACCCAGAAATTCTTTGTGTCAAACACCAATGGGTTGGAGAAAACCAAGTCAACCAAATAGTATATTAACAAGTAAAAGTCGGACCAGAAGTATGTACACTTTTACTCCATCGACTAATTTTAATTCATCTTTTGTCAACAGTCCAATAATGAGTGCTGTTTGTTCTCCTTCATTTGAAGCAAAAAGAGAATTGAGGAGACTTAAAAATtcatacaataaaattttgagaGATTTTGAAGAATTAGAAAGATCAAATGTAAGAATGAGAGAAACTTTCAACACAATGAAGAAATCTCTTTCGGATAAGGTAACTAATTTAGAATGCCaattagataataaaaattctgAATGCATTATGCTGATGGAACAGCTTGATAGTCAATTAATATCGACATCTGAGGCAGAAAATTTACAGGaatctaataaaaaattacttacGACAATTACTTCTTTGAAAAGTGATATTGCTAGATTGACTAGCATAAATGTTGAAAATACCAAGAAATGTTTATCTCTTGAAAAAgatgtaaaatttaaagagGAAAGAATTAATTTACTTGAAAAAGATTTATCTGAAAAAGACGATTATCTTATGAGTATTCTTGACAAGCATACAAGTGAAACGAATGAAGCAGAATTAGAGAAACAACGACTTCAAGAgaaattaaatctttttgCGGAGCGTAATGAGGAGTTAACAAGGGATCGTTTTAGATTAAAAGAAGATTTAATTGAGGAACGAAACAATGCTCACGAACAACAACATGTCATTCATAATCATTACCAAGAAAAAATTCTGGAATTAAAGAGGGAAGTTGATAGTCTTTTAAGACATAGAGAAACATTGTTAAATCAGAatgaaacttttaaaatcTCACTTCTTGGTGCAAAAGAAGCACAAAAACAACTAGAAGATGAAGTTATATCAATTAAAGAAACTCTTAATTCAAAAGAAGAAGTTGTTAAAACTACTGTTCAAAGAGAGGAATCACTTAAGAATTTAAATAACCGGTTaacattgaaaataaaaagattagaAACAGATATGGAAACGGTGAAAAAAACATGTCAGGATGAAGTTAAAAAGTATAGTGAGTTAATTGAACGACAAAGTTTATTTACTTCTAATGATGTGATCAATGAACAAAATGAACAAATAGAAAAACTAAAGGAAGAGGTTGAATGTCTTAAAGAAGAAAATGAGAGAAAGGCACGTGAGATTGATGAATTAAAAGAAGACATGAGGGCGTTAGAAGAAGAAAGGAAAAGTTGGGAGATGTTCAAAAATTCAGacaagaatttttttt TATTCGAAGACTCATTTTCTAATACGGAGCTTCTTAGCAATTGTCCAAATGATTTTAACTTTGATTCTGAATCTTTGGTAATGTTTGCAAATAGTATAACTGAAGGAGGTGGTGATGATACATCGTCATATGATGCGGAAATCGAGCTAGAAGAATATACTTTTACAACAATTGCAGATGGTATAACACGAGTGTGCCGTGTTGTTAAAGATACATTTGATATGAACGAAGATGATGAATCAGAATATCAAACAGCTGATCAATTTTTGCGAGACTCCAGAAATAGTTGTTATGGATCTTCATGCTTAGAATCAATTGCTGAAGAAAGTAGTGAACTGACAAG CTTTAATGTAATTACATATACTTCTAGACAAATGGCCTATAATAGACCTAGAAATGGGGCAAAACCAGATCATTTTTTGGAACAACAAAACAATGAATTAACTGAAAGTTTAGCAAACAAAGCAAAAGCTCTTAAAAGAATAACCATTGCTATTAGTGACGATGTCCGGGAACAAAATCGTCTTCTTAATGATATG GAtgatgattttttaaaatcaaacaGTCTTCTTGGAATAACAATGAAAAAACTTGGAATAGTTTCAAAATCAGGTG TCACTTGCTACT TTTTTTTCATTATGGATAGTGTTATTGCTTTACTACCTTCATGGATGACTTGTTTCTCCACACATATGGATTTCCATGGTCAACAGAAAGCTGAAAGAATATATGAa gtTGTTATTGTTACATCAGCAGTTGTTGGTTTTCTTATTGGGTTTTTTACTCAACAAATTTCTCATATGGTTATTTCTATTGGAATAGGTTTTGTATTATcatgtattattattttaccaCCATGGCCTTGCTTTAGAAGGCATCCAGTACAATGGTTACCAAATGTTGAACCACCAAAGAAGGAAGAGGAAAATGATGATGAACAAAAAGATGAAGCAGATAAGAAAAATGATTAG
- a CDS encoding Lon protease homolog, mitochondrial has product MSLLLKRGVSTLLRTNQIFFSLKNSTRGYGSYKLLKVSQVSSINQQFRFFSSDKKDDDNNDNSDKKPDGVPKNSGKVYDIGSSSATEVSTPILDWSAPLKTAIPDVWPDVPIIAINRYPLFPGFIKKVDIVKDEKLKELLRRKAALRHPYVGVFVKTNDENRSEAVESMKDLYHVGSFAQIIEMRDTGSVIELVLSAIRKIRLLEKIDDVIVEKSSESGFKVVNRLNTRRNGKVKKEKEVEVEGNESEKPTLEESIVNKNLIYGRTENVVEDTVVKTIEIKARMQAIVQTIRDVVQYNPLFGQQINLLLHPSQNVIDNPVYLCDLVSTLVQSAETKDLQSVMEEPNITKRLDHALELAQKEKTVAKLKFDINRDVEKKVQDQHRKYLLHEQLKALKKELGIEKEDKSTIIEKMEEKISKLTVPEYAKKVIDEEKTKLGFLDSHSQEFSVCRNYLDWLTSMPWGKTTEESMDIEKATKILDEDHYGMKDVKDRILEFIAVGILKNKTSGKILCFHGPPGVGKTSIARSIARSLNREYYRFSVGGLHDVAEIKGHRRTYIGAMPGKIVQALKKVQSENPLILIDEIDKLGGNGYHGDPASALLEMLDPEQNVNFNDHFLDVPLDLSKILFICTANEISKIPGPLKDRMELIEVSGYVAEEKINIANSYLIPNTAKETSISSKLLNITDAALDKMIKHYCRESGVRNLQKHIEKIFRKAAIEIARRPEGINGSQIVVDDHNLEKYVGRPKFTSDRLYDVTPPGVVMGLAWTAMGGSSLYIETVLKKKLPETKNVSNDNKKGGSEGSVEVTGHLGDVMKESVKISYTVAKNYLMKIDPDNDFLNKAHLHIHVPEGATPKDGPSAGITITSSFISLALNKPLRQNVAMTGEISLTGKVLPVGGIKEKIIAAKRAGIKNVVIPFENQKDVEDLQDFIKNDIEIKFAKTYSEMIEEIDNSDIEALNDLKDVEKEKVEVVDLTIDEQNDLLEERTKKESSMTNDELENLRTEALEIKKNGNTLFAEQKFSDAIDKYNRCIEVCPLKYTSDHSVFHGNISACYIKLENWDSAINSIEKALNLDQENLKFIERRAFAKKNKKGEALEGAIDDYKLLIEKNSDAKSRASYALKIKEIEDLITERNEKLKADLMDGLKKFGDFCLKPFGLSTNNFELKQNEEGGYSINMKQ; this is encoded by the exons ATGTcccttttattaaaaagaggTGTTTCCACATTACTTCGTactaatcaaatttttttttcattgaaAAATAGTACAAGAGGATATGGATcgtataaacttttaaaagtatCACAAGTTAGTTCAATTAATCAACAATTTCGATTTTTTTCAAGTGATAAAAAAGATGACGACAATAATGATAATTCAGATAAGAAACCAGATGGTGTTCCAAAAAATAGTGGAAAAGTATATGATATTGGTTCATCCTCTGCAACAGAAGTATCTACACCAATTTTAGACTGGAGTGCACCATTAAAAACTGCAATACCTGATGTATGGCCGGATGTACCTATTATTGCAATTAATAGGTATCCCCTTTTTCCtggatttattaaaaaagttgatattgttaaagatgaaaaattaaaagaactTTTAAGAAGGAAAGCTGCCTTGAGACATCCATATGTTGGAGTCTTTGTTAAAACAAATGATGAAAATAGATCAGAGGCAGTTGAATCTATGAAAGATCTTTACCATGTAGGTAGTTTTGCACAAATAATTGAAATGAGGGACACAGGAAGTGTTATTGAATTAGTTTTAAGTGCTATTAGGAAAATTAGACTATTAGAAAAGATTGATGATGTTATAGTTGAAAAATCTTCTGAAAGTGGGTTCAAAGTTGTTAATAGGCTTAACACTAGACGAAATGgtaaagttaaaaaagaaaaagaagttGAAGTTGAAGGAAATGAAAGTGAAAAACCAACATTAGAAGAATCTATagttaacaaaaatttaatttatggAAGAACTGAGAATGTCGTTGAGGATACAGTTGTTAAGACGATAGAAATAAAAGCACGTATGCAGGCTATTGTTCAGACAATTCGTGACGTAGTACAATATAATCCATTATTCGGGCAACAGATAAATTTGCTTCTTCATCCATCACAAAATGTCATAGATAATCCAGTATATTTATGTGATTTAGTTAGTACCCTTGTCCAAAGTGCCGAAACAAAAGATTTACAATCAGTAATGGAGGAACCAAATATAACTAAAAGATTGGATCATGCTCTAGAGTTAGctcaaaaagaaaaaacagTAGCTAAATTGAAATTTGATATTAACAGAGATGTAGAGAAAAAAGTCCAAGATCAGCATAGAAAATATCTTCTTCATGAACAATTAAAAGCTTTGAAGAAAGAATTAGGAATtgaaaaagaagataaaagTACAATTATTGAGAAGATGGAAGAAAAGATTAGCAAACTTACAGTTCCGGAATATGctaaaaaagttattgatgaagaaaaaaCAAAACTTGGTTTCTTAGATTCACATTCACAAGAATTTTCTGTTTGTCGTAATTATTTAGATTGGTTAACAAGTATGCCTTGGGGAAAGACAACTGAAGAATCAATGGATATTGAAAAAGCaactaaaattttagatGAAGATCATTATGGAATGAAAGATGTAAAAGATAGAATTCTTGAATTCATTGCAGTgggtattttaaaaaataaaacaagtGGTAAAATTCTTTGTTTTCATGGTCCCCCTGGTGTTGGTAAAACTTCAATTGCAAGATCTATAGCAAGATCTTTGAATAGAGAATATTATAGATTTTCAGTTGGTGGATTACATGATGTTGCAGAAATAAAGGGTCACAGAAGAACGTATATCGGTGCTATGCCAGGAAAAATTGTACAagctttaaaaaaagttcaaTCTGAAAATCCATTAATTCTTATAGatgaaattgataaattaggTGGTAATGGATATCATGGTGATCCTGCTAGTGCATTACTTGAGATGTTAGATCCAGAGCAAAATGTCAATTTTAATGATCACTTTTTAGATGTACCTTTAGATTTGTCAAAAATCTTATTTATATGTACTGCAAATGAAATTAGTAAAATTCCTGGTCCATTAAAAGATCGTATGGAATTAATTGAAGTTTCAGGATATGTAGcagaagaaaaaattaatattgcCAATTCATACTTAATTCCAAACACAGCAAAAGAAACTAGTATATCTTccaaattgttaaatattacaGATGCTGCTTTAGATAAGATGATTAAACATTATTGTAGAGAAAGTGGAGTTAgaaatttacaaaaacacattgaaaaaatttttagaaaagcTGCCATTGAAATTGCCCGAAGACCTGAAGGAATTAATGGTAGTCAAATAGTTGTTGATGAtcataatttagaaaaatatgtTGGTAGACCTAAGTTTACTTCAGATCGATTATATGATGTCACACCACCAGGTGTAGTTATGGGATTAGCATGGACAGCTATGGGTGGAAGTTCTTTGTATATTGAAACtgttttgaaaaagaaattgcCAGAAACTAAAAACGTTTCAAATGACAATAAGAAGGGTGGTTCAGAAGGTTCAGTAGAGGTTACTGGGCATCTTGGTGATGTAATGAAAGAATCAGTTAAAATTAGTTATACTGTTgccaaaaattatttaatgaaaattgaTCCTGATAACGATTTTCTTAACAAAGCTCATCTTCATATCCATGTTCCAGAG GGTGCTACTCCAAAAGATGGACCATCTGCAGGAATAACTATAACTTCATCTTTCATTTCATTGGCACTTAATAAGCCTTTAAGACAAAATGTTGCAATGACTGGTGAAATATCACTTACAGGAAAAGTATTACCTGTTGGAggtattaaagaaaaaattattgctGCTAAAAGAGCTggaattaaaaatgttgtaaTACCATTTGAGAATCAAAAAGATGTTGAAGATTTACAagattttatcaaaaatgatATTGAAATTAAGTTTGCCAAAACGTATAGTGAG aTGATTGAAGAAATTGATAATAGTGATATTGAAGctttaaatgatttaaaggatgtggaaaaagaaaaagtagAAGTAGTTGACTTGACTATAGATGAacaaaatgatttattagaGGAGAGAACAAAAAAGGAAAGTAGTATGACAAATGATGAACTTGAAAATTTACGAACTGAAGCTTtagagataaaaaaaaatggtaacACACTTTTTGCTGAACAAAAATTTTCTGACGCTATTGATAAATACAATCGCTGCATTGAAGTTTGCCCTTTAAAATATACCAGTGATCATTCTGTATTCCATGGAAATATTTCTGcttgttatataaaattagaaaactGGGATAGTGCAATAAATTCAATTGAAAAAGCACTAAACTTAGatcaagaaaatttaaaattcattGAAAGAAGAGCATTTgccaaaaaaaataaaaaaggtGAAGCTTTAGAGGGAGCAATTGATGACTACAAATtgttaattgaaaaaaatagtgATGCAAAATCTAGGGCTTCTTAtgcattaaaaataaaagaaattgaagATTTGATTACAGaaagaaatgaaaaattgAAGGCTGACTTAATGGATGGACTTAAAAAGTTTGGTGATTTTTGTTTAAAGCCTTTTGGATTGTCcactaataattttgaattaaaacaaaatgaaGAGGGTGGGTATTCAATTAATATGAAACAATGa